The following proteins are encoded in a genomic region of Iodidimonas sp. SYSU 1G8:
- a CDS encoding glycosyltransferase family 4 protein produces the protein MTRRIVVLTSFTAGGGAQQAAQRVADGLRERGHDVELWFLYRRGPAPEARVRSRFIVDGPLSGLGYLTLAPRLFAALRRHRPDAVLSFLPLAHVVGQSVAALLGIERRVVSHRSVCNTYHPLLRIADRLLGSIGVYSKVIAVSGAVAASVARYPADYVRRVSVVHNGVDWRASALSRSQARAAFGLPAGAPLLLAVGRLAAQKNYPLLVEAAAGVPDLVLVIAGSGHQAPALAEQARGLGMDGRLLLLGHLPPERLPDLYRACDVFALASLYEGQSNALLEAMAEGMLILASDIPEQRETLIDEAGCMAGVLLPLNDPAAWREAIRQALASGGERDRLGQLARERAGAFTMARMIGGFEEAVCGDS, from the coding sequence ATGACCCGCCGCATCGTGGTGCTGACGTCGTTCACGGCGGGAGGCGGCGCCCAGCAGGCCGCTCAGAGGGTGGCGGACGGGCTGCGGGAGCGGGGACACGATGTCGAGCTCTGGTTTCTCTACCGGCGCGGTCCGGCGCCGGAGGCGAGGGTGCGCTCGCGCTTCATTGTCGATGGTCCGCTCTCGGGCCTCGGCTATCTGACCCTTGCCCCGCGCCTGTTCGCGGCGCTGCGCCGGCACCGTCCCGACGCCGTGCTTTCGTTCCTGCCGCTGGCCCATGTGGTGGGGCAGAGTGTCGCGGCGCTGCTTGGCATTGAGCGGCGGGTCGTCTCCCATCGCAGTGTCTGCAACACCTACCATCCGCTGCTCCGGATCGCGGACCGGCTGCTCGGCTCCATCGGAGTCTACAGCAAGGTCATCGCGGTCTCGGGCGCGGTTGCCGCGTCGGTGGCGCGGTATCCCGCCGACTATGTTCGCCGCGTGTCCGTCGTGCATAACGGGGTGGACTGGCGGGCCAGCGCCCTGTCGCGGTCGCAGGCGCGCGCGGCCTTCGGCCTGCCGGCCGGCGCGCCGCTGTTGCTCGCGGTCGGTCGGCTGGCGGCGCAAAAGAATTATCCTCTGCTGGTCGAGGCCGCCGCCGGCGTTCCGGACCTTGTGCTGGTGATCGCGGGGAGCGGCCATCAGGCGCCGGCTCTGGCCGAACAGGCCCGAGGGCTCGGCATGGACGGCCGGCTGCTGTTGCTGGGCCATCTGCCGCCGGAGCGGCTGCCCGATCTCTACCGCGCCTGCGACGTCTTCGCCCTCGCGTCGCTCTATGAAGGCCAGAGCAATGCATTGCTCGAGGCCATGGCGGAAGGCATGCTGATCCTGGCCAGCGACATTCCCGAACAGCGCGAGACCCTGATCGACGAGGCGGGGTGCATGGCGGGTGTCCTGCTGCCGCTGAATGATCCGGCTGCCTGGCGCGAGGCGATCCGGCAGGCTCTCGCGTCCGGTGGCGAACGGGACCGGCTCGGACAGCTGGCGCGTGAACGGGCAGGCGCGTTCACCATGGCGCGGATGATCGGTGGCTTCGAGGAGGCGGTATGCGGCGATTCCTGA
- a CDS encoding glycosyltransferase has product MAQASRPASEDRGTEGRLDVLMVLQDLRAGGAERVSILLVNELAARGVVVGLALFRRKGEFLGLVDPRVRIAEMGGRGWSAAILPLIRHIRRTRPSAILGAMVSANTASVVAGRLARTGARILLTEHNQVDKNAAQFRGSRSYRAIPWIYPLADGVICVSEGVRESLLRYSGLAPDRAVVIHNPIVSADILDKAAQPCMHRWFGDGGPPVLLAVGRLTPAKDYPTLLRAFAALRRTRSARLLILGEGAERAGIEALAASLGISDDIELAGFTDNPYAYMARADLFVLASAWEGFPTVLVEALACGAPAVATDCPSGPHEILCGGDLGALVPVGDHLALAAAMANALDTAPPRAARVERGRSFTAGKAADAYMRALAGAAP; this is encoded by the coding sequence GTGGCGCAAGCATCCCGACCAGCATCCGAGGATCGCGGCACGGAGGGGAGGCTGGACGTCCTGATGGTGCTGCAGGATCTGCGCGCCGGCGGCGCCGAGCGCGTCAGCATCCTGCTGGTCAACGAACTGGCGGCGCGCGGCGTTGTCGTGGGCCTGGCGCTGTTCCGCCGCAAGGGCGAGTTCCTCGGACTGGTCGATCCCAGGGTCCGGATCGCGGAAATGGGCGGCCGCGGCTGGAGCGCGGCGATCCTGCCCCTGATCCGGCATATCCGCCGCACCCGGCCGTCGGCCATCCTCGGCGCCATGGTCTCGGCGAACACGGCATCCGTCGTGGCGGGCCGCCTCGCGCGAACCGGTGCCCGGATCCTGCTGACCGAGCACAACCAGGTCGACAAGAACGCCGCCCAGTTCCGCGGCAGCAGATCCTACCGCGCCATTCCGTGGATCTACCCGCTGGCCGACGGGGTCATCTGCGTGTCGGAGGGGGTGCGCGAGTCCCTGCTGCGCTATTCCGGCCTCGCGCCCGACCGGGCGGTGGTCATCCATAACCCCATCGTCTCGGCGGACATCCTGGACAAGGCCGCGCAGCCCTGCATGCACCGATGGTTCGGCGATGGCGGTCCGCCGGTGCTGCTGGCGGTGGGCCGCCTGACGCCCGCGAAGGATTACCCCACGCTGCTGCGCGCCTTTGCCGCCTTGCGCCGGACGAGGTCCGCGCGCCTGCTGATCCTGGGCGAGGGCGCCGAGCGCGCCGGCATCGAGGCGCTGGCCGCCAGCCTGGGGATCAGCGACGACATCGAGCTCGCCGGCTTCACCGACAATCCCTACGCCTACATGGCGCGCGCCGACCTGTTCGTGCTGGCGTCGGCCTGGGAGGGGTTTCCCACCGTGCTGGTGGAGGCGCTGGCCTGCGGCGCGCCAGCCGTCGCCACCGATTGTCCCAGTGGCCCGCACGAGATCCTGTGCGGCGGCGATCTGGGGGCGCTGGTGCCGGTGGGCGATCATCTGGCCCTGGCGGCGGCCATGGCGAACGCGCTCGATACGGCGCCGCCGCGCGCCGCGCGGGTCGAGCGCGGCCGCAGCTTCACCGCCGGCAAGGCGGCCGATGCCTATATGCGGGCTCTCGCCGGCGCCGCGCCATGA
- a CDS encoding polysaccharide biosynthesis tyrosine autokinase — MNDQSETRRRSLLSLYGMWGGQDQNEVSLRDLFSLFWRRRYVIIGTVFVVMLITLAVLSQMTRLYSSTVMILVEPRVNRVVETTAVLSGLPPDFETIQTEIEVLTSHRLHRDIVKSLDLTKDPEFNVTLQEPGFVASLLDKVRGGDDVALTPDDIERITANSLDGAITVSGSGRSRVIELTAQAESPEKAAKIANAAAEVYLVSQLDAKFEATQRTVTWLNKRLEELKGQVRSSEQAVEQYRQEANLIEGRDAISATAEQLSSLNSQIVTAGTQRAEAEARLANVRAVMNSADGSVSVSEVLDNDLIQRLKEQESDIKRNMASLSQRYGPKHPQILQAQVELDDIQQKVRAEVAKIVASLEGEVAVARSRESMLVGTQRRLEGNLSSINQRQIKLRELTREGDADRVLLETFLNRFKELADQQDLQTTDSRVISEAQPPSTPSSPKTMLMLLLALVGSTGLGIGLAVIVERLDSGVHTTRDIENWTGLPVLTIVPEIKSKTAPNTSKAMQVVTSPMSRYTESYRNLLVSLNLSNVDNPPKIVAVTSSNPAEGKTVTSMSLAAAAASSGKRVLLIDCDLRRPKVHQELGVDRGPGLVEFLAGEAELETVMRTHDKFKFQYITAGSETQNVLNLIESQKFRTLLTQLKPHFGLIVIDTPPLLAVADAKVLADRCDSVVFAVRWGKTPRNTLVDGLKHLDGSAAPVAGVVMTRADMDRLSSYQYGSAYYGKAYQSYYTS; from the coding sequence ATGAACGACCAATCAGAAACCAGGCGCCGCAGCCTTCTGTCGCTGTACGGCATGTGGGGTGGCCAGGACCAGAACGAGGTTTCGCTCCGGGACCTTTTCAGCCTCTTCTGGCGCCGCCGCTACGTCATCATCGGCACGGTCTTCGTGGTGATGCTGATTACCCTGGCCGTGCTGTCGCAGATGACCCGGCTGTACAGCTCGACGGTCATGATCCTGGTCGAGCCTCGTGTGAACCGGGTGGTCGAGACCACGGCGGTCCTGTCCGGATTGCCGCCGGATTTCGAGACCATCCAGACCGAGATCGAGGTGCTGACCTCCCATCGGCTGCACCGAGACATCGTCAAGTCACTCGATCTCACCAAGGACCCCGAGTTCAACGTGACCCTGCAGGAACCCGGCTTCGTGGCCAGCCTGCTGGACAAGGTGCGCGGCGGCGACGACGTGGCGCTGACGCCCGACGATATCGAGCGGATCACGGCCAACAGCCTCGACGGCGCGATCACCGTTTCGGGAAGCGGCCGCAGCCGGGTGATCGAATTGACGGCGCAGGCGGAATCGCCGGAAAAGGCGGCTAAGATCGCGAACGCGGCGGCCGAGGTCTATCTGGTCTCCCAGCTGGACGCCAAATTCGAGGCGACACAGCGCACCGTCACCTGGCTGAACAAGCGCCTGGAAGAGTTGAAGGGCCAGGTCCGCTCGTCTGAGCAGGCCGTCGAGCAGTACCGGCAGGAAGCCAACCTGATCGAGGGTCGGGACGCCATCTCGGCCACGGCCGAACAGCTATCCTCGCTGAACTCGCAGATCGTCACGGCTGGGACGCAGCGCGCCGAGGCCGAGGCGCGCCTTGCCAACGTGCGCGCGGTGATGAACAGCGCCGACGGCAGCGTGTCGGTCTCCGAAGTGCTCGACAACGACCTGATCCAGCGGCTGAAGGAGCAGGAATCCGACATCAAGCGCAACATGGCCTCGCTCAGCCAGCGCTACGGGCCCAAGCATCCGCAGATCCTGCAGGCCCAGGTCGAGCTCGACGACATCCAGCAGAAGGTGCGCGCGGAAGTGGCCAAGATCGTCGCCTCGCTGGAAGGCGAGGTCGCGGTCGCCCGTTCGCGCGAGAGCATGCTGGTCGGCACCCAGCGGCGTCTCGAAGGCAATTTGTCCAGCATCAACCAGCGTCAGATCAAGCTGCGCGAGTTGACGCGTGAAGGCGATGCCGACCGGGTGCTGCTCGAGACATTCCTGAACCGCTTCAAGGAACTGGCGGACCAGCAGGACCTGCAGACCACGGATTCGCGCGTCATTTCCGAGGCGCAGCCGCCCTCGACCCCCAGTTCGCCCAAGACCATGCTGATGCTGCTGCTGGCGCTGGTGGGGTCCACGGGCTTGGGCATCGGCCTCGCGGTCATCGTCGAACGGCTCGACAGCGGCGTGCACACGACCCGGGATATCGAGAACTGGACCGGCCTGCCGGTGCTGACGATCGTCCCCGAAATCAAGAGCAAGACGGCACCGAACACCAGCAAGGCCATGCAGGTGGTAACCTCGCCCATGTCGCGGTACACCGAAAGCTACCGCAATCTGCTGGTGAGCCTGAACCTGTCGAATGTGGACAATCCGCCCAAGATCGTCGCGGTGACCTCGTCCAATCCGGCGGAAGGCAAGACCGTCACCAGCATGTCGCTGGCCGCCGCCGCCGCCTCGAGCGGCAAGCGGGTGCTGCTGATCGACTGCGACCTGCGCCGCCCCAAGGTCCACCAGGAACTGGGTGTCGATCGTGGACCGGGTCTCGTCGAATTCCTGGCGGGCGAAGCGGAACTGGAAACGGTCATGCGCACCCATGACAAGTTCAAGTTTCAGTACATCACCGCCGGCAGCGAAACCCAGAACGTGCTGAACCTGATCGAATCGCAGAAGTTCCGTACGCTGCTGACCCAGCTGAAGCCGCATTTCGGCCTGATCGTCATCGATACGCCGCCGTTGCTGGCGGTGGCCGACGCCAAGGTGCTGGCCGACCGCTGCGACAGCGTCGTCTTCGCGGTGCGCTGGGGCAAGACGCCGCGCAACACGCTCGTGGACGGTCTCAAGCATCTGGATGGCAGTGCCGCCCCCGTGGCCGGCGTGGTCATGACCCGGGCCGACATGGACCGGCTGTCCTCGTACCAGTACGGCTCGGCCTATTACGGGAAGGCCTATCAAAGCTACTACACCTCCTGA
- a CDS encoding polysaccharide biosynthesis/export family protein, with amino-acid sequence MWTIEDMAGRRMAVWLKTWLAVMLVMLAGFAASASAQTDQRYNLGPGDQVRVTVFGETDLSGEFKVGDDGNISLPLIGPIKAQGLTTAQLEQTMIERLTPDYVKNPNVSIQVMNYRPFFIIGEVNSPGSYPYVSGMTVLEAVALAGGFTYRAKTEQVYIKRSVDGTSEETLLPIETAVMPGDVIRVRERYF; translated from the coding sequence ATGTGGACTATTGAAGACATGGCCGGGCGCCGCATGGCCGTCTGGCTGAAGACGTGGCTCGCGGTGATGCTGGTGATGCTGGCGGGGTTCGCCGCGTCCGCTTCGGCGCAGACGGACCAGCGCTATAATCTGGGGCCGGGGGATCAGGTGCGGGTCACCGTCTTCGGCGAGACCGATCTGTCCGGCGAGTTCAAGGTCGGCGACGACGGCAATATCTCGCTGCCGCTGATCGGCCCCATCAAGGCGCAGGGACTGACCACGGCGCAGCTCGAGCAGACCATGATCGAGCGGCTGACGCCGGATTACGTGAAGAACCCGAACGTCAGCATTCAGGTGATGAACTACCGGCCGTTCTTCATCATCGGCGAGGTGAACAGCCCGGGGAGCTATCCCTATGTCAGCGGGATGACGGTGCTCGAGGCCGTGGCGCTGGCCGGCGGGTTCACCTACCGGGCCAAGACCGAGCAGGTCTACATCAAGCGTTCGGTCGACGGGACATCGGAAGAAACGCTGTTGCCGATCGAAACCGCGGTCATGCCGGGCGACGTCATCCGGGTGCGTGAGCGGTACTTCTGA
- a CDS encoding outer membrane beta-barrel protein, giving the protein MLQTQPSHAVEFGKAVIGETVMDRKHPEYDPVGIRAGSFMFFPTINARAEYNDNIYADRLNPVSDAIMSVRPTVDMRSLWKRHSLRVKASGDLAFHAKNSSEDYQDAVVDVTGRYDISEASRISASVNAARMHERRDSPDDAGGITPTIIYRVLPTLTFDQRINRVAVRVQTALESIDFQNVEGPGGTIINENDRDRLTWDVEGRVGYDFSSSVQGFVSGSYNIRDYRLAVDDNGFNRDSQGYGVYGGVIVELTGTISAEAYVGYRHQTYDDAQFDDVGGVGGGLNVIWAPTKLTTVTFTGERTVEETTQSSGSGFFNTRFGVTVDHELRRNLIISLGGEYRHREYEGIARSDDNWRGTARVEYLLSRQFRLRAGYSYNTRSSTVLGDNFDINTAYVDLHVDY; this is encoded by the coding sequence ATGTTGCAGACGCAGCCGAGCCATGCGGTCGAATTCGGCAAGGCCGTCATCGGCGAAACGGTCATGGACCGGAAGCATCCTGAATATGATCCCGTCGGCATCAGGGCCGGCAGCTTCATGTTCTTTCCGACCATCAATGCCCGAGCAGAGTACAACGACAACATCTACGCCGACCGGCTCAACCCGGTGTCCGACGCGATCATGAGCGTGCGCCCGACCGTGGACATGCGCTCGCTCTGGAAGCGTCATTCGCTTCGGGTCAAGGCGAGCGGCGATCTGGCCTTCCATGCCAAGAATTCTTCCGAGGATTATCAGGACGCCGTCGTCGACGTCACGGGACGCTACGATATCTCGGAGGCGAGCCGGATTTCGGCCAGCGTCAATGCGGCAAGAATGCATGAGAGGCGCGATTCGCCCGACGATGCCGGCGGCATCACGCCCACGATCATCTATCGGGTGCTGCCGACCCTGACCTTCGACCAGCGGATCAATCGGGTAGCGGTCCGGGTGCAGACGGCGCTGGAAAGCATCGATTTCCAGAATGTCGAGGGTCCGGGCGGCACGATCATCAACGAGAACGATCGTGATCGCCTGACCTGGGATGTCGAAGGCCGCGTCGGCTACGACTTCTCAAGTTCGGTGCAGGGCTTCGTCAGCGGCTCGTACAATATTCGCGACTACCGGCTCGCGGTCGACGACAACGGCTTCAACCGTGATTCGCAGGGCTACGGCGTCTATGGCGGCGTGATCGTCGAGTTGACGGGCACCATCTCCGCCGAGGCGTATGTGGGCTATCGGCATCAGACCTATGACGACGCGCAGTTCGACGACGTGGGCGGTGTCGGCGGCGGCCTGAACGTGATCTGGGCGCCGACCAAGCTGACGACGGTGACCTTTACCGGCGAGCGGACCGTCGAGGAAACGACCCAGAGCAGCGGCTCGGGCTTCTTCAACACCCGGTTCGGCGTGACGGTCGATCACGAGTTGCGGCGCAACCTGATCATCAGCCTGGGCGGCGAATACCGCCACCGCGAATATGAAGGCATCGCGCGCAGCGACGACAATTGGCGTGGCACCGCGCGGGTCGAATACCTGCTCAGCCGGCAATTCCGGCTGCGAGCGGGCTACAGCTACAACACGCGCAGTTCGACGGTGCTGGGCGACAATTTTGATATCAACACGGCCTATGTGGATCTGCATGTGGACTATTGA
- the galE gene encoding UDP-glucose 4-epimerase GalE produces MGGKILVTGGAGYIGSHTAQLLVDAGNEVVVLDNLSNGDRALIPDGAAFVEGDVGDRALLAEILSPDFDAVLHFAGYLVVPDSVADPLSYYRNNTLNSHGLIETAVNAGVKHFIFSSTAATYGDAGTEPVTEDTPPNPASPYGRSKLITEWMLRDTAAAHDLTYVALRYFNVAGADPTGRRGQVSKNATHLIKLAVEVLTGQRDHMTIFGDDYNTPDGTGVRDYIHVVDLADAHVRALDYLRRGGDSQVLNCGYGKGSSVKQVIAALERVSNQKVNALTGPRRPGDVAEVVAEASRIRGLLGWQPRYDDLELIVKTALDWERKRIGQG; encoded by the coding sequence ATGGGCGGAAAGATTCTGGTGACCGGCGGCGCCGGCTATATCGGCAGCCACACGGCGCAATTGCTGGTGGACGCGGGCAACGAGGTCGTCGTGCTGGACAACCTGTCCAATGGCGACCGTGCGCTGATTCCGGACGGCGCGGCATTCGTCGAGGGCGATGTCGGCGACCGCGCCCTGCTCGCCGAGATCCTGTCCCCCGACTTCGACGCCGTGCTGCATTTCGCGGGCTATCTGGTCGTTCCGGATTCGGTCGCGGACCCGCTCTCCTACTACCGCAACAACACGCTCAACTCGCACGGCCTCATCGAGACGGCCGTCAACGCGGGCGTGAAGCATTTCATCTTCTCGTCCACGGCGGCGACCTATGGCGACGCCGGCACCGAGCCGGTGACCGAGGATACGCCGCCCAATCCGGCCTCGCCCTATGGCCGCTCCAAGCTGATCACCGAATGGATGCTGCGCGACACGGCCGCCGCCCATGACCTGACCTATGTGGCGCTGCGCTATTTCAACGTCGCCGGCGCCGATCCCACCGGCCGGCGCGGCCAGGTGTCGAAGAACGCCACCCACCTGATCAAGCTCGCGGTCGAGGTGCTGACCGGCCAGCGCGATCACATGACCATCTTCGGCGACGACTACAACACGCCCGACGGTACCGGCGTGCGCGACTACATCCACGTGGTCGATCTGGCCGACGCCCATGTCCGCGCGCTCGATTATCTGCGGCGCGGCGGCGACAGCCAGGTGCTGAACTGCGGCTATGGCAAGGGCAGCTCGGTCAAGCAAGTGATCGCGGCGCTGGAGCGGGTCTCGAACCAGAAGGTCAACGCCCTCACCGGCCCCCGCCGGCCGGGCGACGTCGCCGAGGTCGTGGCCGAAGCATCGCGCATCCGCGGCCTGCTCGGCTGGCAGCCCCGGTACGACGATCTGGAGCTGATCGTGAAGACCGCCCTCGACTGGGAGCGCAAGCGGATCGGTCAGGGCTGA
- a CDS encoding carboxymuconolactone decarboxylase family protein produces MTRVAKVEIENWDPELRAMTRADEATPLEQGLMRIFANVPELAKAFVGFGGAMKRTRTLSPRLVELVRLRVAFHNQCRSCMAIRYTEAANDGVTEDLVCSLERPAQATNLTDAEKAAIDYGERFATNHLSIDDAVYDNLRKHFTEAQIVELGTTVAFFVGFGRLAATWHMVEELPKTFQESDDIIAPWKQEAILVR; encoded by the coding sequence ATGACCCGAGTTGCCAAGGTCGAGATCGAGAACTGGGATCCGGAACTGCGCGCCATGACGCGGGCCGACGAGGCCACGCCGCTGGAGCAGGGCCTGATGCGGATTTTCGCCAACGTGCCGGAGCTGGCCAAGGCCTTCGTCGGTTTCGGCGGCGCCATGAAGCGCACCCGGACGCTGTCGCCGCGCCTCGTCGAACTGGTGCGACTGCGCGTCGCGTTCCACAACCAGTGCCGCAGCTGCATGGCGATCCGCTACACTGAAGCCGCCAATGACGGCGTGACCGAGGATCTGGTCTGCTCGCTGGAGCGCCCGGCCCAGGCCACCAACCTGACCGACGCTGAAAAGGCCGCCATCGATTATGGCGAGCGGTTCGCCACCAACCATCTGTCCATCGACGATGCCGTCTACGACAATCTGCGCAAGCACTTCACCGAGGCGCAAATCGTCGAACTGGGCACCACCGTCGCCTTCTTCGTCGGCTTCGGCCGCCTCGCCGCGACCTGGCACATGGTCGAGGAACTGCCCAAGACTTTCCAGGAAAGCGACGACATCATCGCCCCGTGGAAGCAGGAAGCGATCCTGGTCCGCTGA
- a CDS encoding cytochrome P450, producing MSDVEVNRMAEPVQPASPDEVNLLDVEVQECPYPAYKMLRDEAPIWKDPVTGFYTVTRYEDLRKVLMDTESFSNSRSVEDTRINTDRAKRMRALYEEKGWLPAPTLAARDDPDHRALRNLFDKTFRAGKIKELDPDVQELAYRLIDDFIEDGRCDWVRQFAVPLPLIIIGRQMGAKEEDIWQIKAWTDAWVKKLGMMQTEDEERWSVEMEIEQQHYFQPIIEKLRQEPNDSLLSDLVNTFIPEWGRTLNDNELHGELTGDTFVGGSETSTNALSAGIMLLADDRDSWLKLKNDPDKYLKTFCEEVLRLEGPVQGLFRIAARDIEMHGVTIPKGAIINTRYAAANRDERHFECPDKLDLERKNAGSHLAFGSGIHHCLGAPLARRELYWGFKSFIDRIDDFWLAPGKNKFRHQPNFCLRALKELHIEFTPKKH from the coding sequence TTGTCCGACGTCGAAGTGAACCGCATGGCCGAGCCCGTTCAGCCGGCCTCTCCGGATGAGGTGAACCTGCTCGATGTGGAAGTGCAGGAATGCCCGTATCCGGCCTACAAGATGCTGCGCGACGAGGCGCCGATCTGGAAGGATCCGGTCACCGGCTTCTATACCGTCACCCGCTATGAAGACCTGCGCAAGGTGCTGATGGACACCGAGAGCTTCTCCAACAGCCGCAGCGTCGAGGATACCCGCATCAACACCGACCGGGCCAAGCGCATGCGGGCGCTGTACGAGGAAAAGGGCTGGCTGCCGGCGCCGACGCTGGCCGCGCGCGACGACCCGGACCACCGCGCCCTGCGCAATCTGTTCGACAAGACCTTCCGCGCCGGCAAGATCAAGGAGCTGGATCCGGACGTCCAGGAACTCGCCTACCGGCTGATCGACGATTTTATCGAGGATGGCCGCTGCGACTGGGTGCGCCAGTTCGCCGTACCGCTGCCGCTGATCATCATCGGCCGGCAGATGGGCGCCAAGGAAGAGGACATCTGGCAGATCAAGGCCTGGACCGATGCCTGGGTGAAGAAGCTGGGCATGATGCAGACCGAGGACGAGGAACGCTGGTCGGTCGAGATGGAGATCGAGCAGCAGCACTATTTCCAGCCGATCATCGAGAAGCTGCGCCAGGAGCCCAACGATTCCCTGTTGTCGGACCTGGTCAACACCTTCATTCCCGAATGGGGCCGCACCCTCAACGACAACGAGCTGCATGGCGAGCTGACCGGCGACACCTTCGTTGGTGGGTCCGAGACCTCGACCAACGCCCTGTCCGCCGGCATCATGCTGCTGGCCGACGACCGGGACTCGTGGCTGAAGCTGAAGAACGATCCGGACAAGTACCTGAAGACCTTCTGCGAGGAGGTGCTGCGCCTGGAAGGGCCGGTGCAGGGGCTGTTCCGCATCGCCGCCAGGGACATCGAGATGCACGGCGTCACCATTCCCAAGGGCGCCATCATCAACACCCGCTACGCGGCGGCGAACCGGGACGAGCGGCACTTCGAATGCCCCGACAAGCTGGATCTGGAGCGCAAGAACGCCGGCAGCCATCTGGCGTTCGGGTCGGGCATCCATCACTGCCTGGGCGCGCCGCTCGCTCGTCGCGAGCTGTACTGGGGCTTCAAGTCATTCATCGACCGGATCGACGATTTCTGGCTCGCGCCGGGCAAGAACAAGTTCCGTCACCAGCCCAATTTCTGTCTGCGGGCGCTGAAGGAACTGCACATCGAATTCACGCCGAAAAAACATTGA
- a CDS encoding EthD family reductase, producing MLKAVEFFRKRAGMPDDEFYDYWLTRHAQVVLGLQGLVRYTQNHPLPETREGAAPAYDGVVEVWFDSADALRRNTESSYWPEVVADEMKFIDRSSLALLLVDEHIIMDGAWPRAGVKSIKTTTHRPGMDIAAFQRHWKDVHGPLVGAIPGVRRHVQNHVKAGAYQSGAAVFCDGYGATWFDSLADARASGPTPEHKAVDADEAAFKDTAATIRLMVTEHVIRA from the coding sequence ATGCTGAAGGCGGTCGAGTTCTTTCGCAAGCGCGCGGGCATGCCGGACGACGAGTTCTACGATTACTGGCTGACCCGGCACGCCCAGGTCGTCCTCGGGCTGCAGGGCCTGGTCCGCTACACCCAGAACCACCCGCTGCCCGAGACGCGCGAGGGCGCCGCGCCGGCCTATGACGGCGTGGTCGAGGTCTGGTTCGACAGCGCGGATGCCCTGCGGCGCAATACCGAAAGCAGCTACTGGCCCGAGGTGGTTGCCGACGAGATGAAGTTCATCGACCGATCCTCCCTCGCCCTGCTGCTGGTCGACGAGCACATCATCATGGACGGCGCCTGGCCGCGCGCCGGCGTCAAGAGCATCAAGACGACGACGCACCGGCCCGGCATGGACATCGCCGCGTTCCAGCGGCACTGGAAGGATGTCCACGGCCCGCTGGTCGGCGCCATCCCCGGCGTGCGCCGCCATGTGCAGAACCACGTCAAGGCCGGCGCCTACCAGTCCGGCGCGGCGGTGTTCTGCGACGGTTATGGCGCCACCTGGTTCGACAGCCTGGCCGATGCCCGCGCCTCCGGCCCGACGCCGGAGCACAAGGCGGTCGATGCCGACGAGGCCGCGTTCAAGGATACCGCCGCGACCATCCGGCTGATGGTCACCGAACATGTGATCAGGGCCTGA